The following nucleotide sequence is from Apodemus sylvaticus chromosome 2, mApoSyl1.1, whole genome shotgun sequence.
AGAAGAGATGCTAAGGAGCCAGCCAGCATTTCTCTGGGTCTACTTTAGttcctgccttctcttccctCAATAATGAAATAGGGCCTGCAATtttcagacaaaaataaaaataaaaccttttcttcctgcaagtttctttttgttatagTATGTATTGccaacaacagaaaaagaaaccaaaaggcAATCTATCAGTTTGATACAAACAAATGGTGAAGATGTAGAAGacctgctttctgttttggtttgtttttttttttttccagaaggggacttttatttcttttttgtacatTAGGCCATGAATTTGTATGGTACGAACTCCAACATCTCAGGCTCCTTCCCGTTACTCCTCACAAAGTGTGCTTCTCTGGGTGGCGCAGGCTGGCACTTCAGCTGAAACCAGGTGCCCTTCTCTTtggcttccttttccttctgATTATTCTTCACCCGCTTCGGGaagctgcctctgttctctgaGGGCTTGATGTGCTCAATCCCCACATTGATCCTCTCGGCCAGAAGTTTGGCCTTAACTAGCTTGTTTACAGTGATGCCCAAGGCATGCTGGGTGACACTGCAGACTCTTCTGGTTTTACCATGGTAACACTTAAGGGACATTCCTTTCTGAACAGTGCCCATTCCCTTGATATCTATAATATCACCCTTCTTGTAGATTCCCATGTGTGTACCCATAGGAACAACCCCATGTTTCCAAAAAGGCCTGGAGAACATATGAGACACGCTCCTCTTTCCCTTTGTGTTGGTCATATTAGCAAGTTACTGGAAGATGGCTGCCACtgctgtttatttgcttgtttgagacagggctttatGTAGCCAATACCAGCTGTCAATGAAAGATTAAGAGATAAAcaaaatcaaccctgagattccactttacaccagtcaaaatggctaagatcaaaaactcaggggacaacagatgctggagaggatgtgaagaaagaggaacactcctccattgctggtgggaatgcaagctggtaaaaccactctggaaatcagtttggcggttcctcagaaaacttggcatagtACTatatgaggacccagctatactactcctgggcatttacccagaagatgctcaaacatataataaggacgcatgctccactatgttcataacagccttatttataatagccagaagctggaaagaacccagatgtccctcaacagaggaatggatacagaaaatgtggtacatttacacaatggagtactattcagcaattagaaacaatgacttcatgagattcttaggcaaatgaatggaactagaaaatatcatcctgaatgaggtaaccgaaacacaaaagaacacacatggtatgcactcactgataagtgactactagccccaaagctcagaatacccaagctacaactcacaggccacatgaagcttaagaagaaggaagaccaaagtgtggatactttgatccttattggaaggtggatcaaaagacccatggctcacagccaaccaatagactgagcatagggtccccaatggaggagcttgagaaaggacccaaggagctgaagaggtttgcagctctgaaggaggaacaataatatataccaaccagtacccatttgaaatgtaaataaagaaaatatctaataaaattaaattaaattaaattaaaaaagagataaaCAGAAGGAATGGCAAGGGTAGAAAACTATTAATGATTGCTACAACTATCCAATGAAAGCCAAATGAAGACAGAGGTACTTATACAGTCTGACTATATCACTAGACATATTGATGACTGATTTTACACTATTTTGGTAAGAAATCCTAGCAGACCCGAAATGACCAGCAGTTACCAATACAGATACCAGCTGATAGTTTCTTATGATGCACTCTTGGAAAAACAACATATTCCTTAGAAAGGTAAGATAAAAAAAGacagaggggactgagaggactCAGTCAATAAAGTACCTCCCACTGAAGCATAAAGACCTGattttggatccccagaacccacataaacacTGGGAAAGTAGGTTTATCATAGCCCAGTATTGGCTAGCTATCCAAGCCATCAGTGAGCTCAAGTTcggtgagatcctatctcaagtaGAGTGGACCACAATTGAGGAAGATTCCTGACTCTGTGGTGTCCTCATGAATTTGTACTTGTTTACCTACGcctgcatgaacacacatgctcactcacaAATATGTTCACATGCACAAAAGGAAGGTAGGACCAAGGAATCATCCCAGACAGATGAAAGTAAAGGGGCCAGacaataaaatgtttctaagtCGTGTTTGGATGGGGGGAAATAAAACTATAATACCCATCCTTCAAATTCCTGCCTAAATGTAGACACTAGTTAAATAGGAATCATGTGTCAGAGATGTTTCTTAActttaaattaatgaaaataatcatAGTAAATTGGACTTCACGTTTCATTAACCAATACTGGGTTAAAAACTATCGCATAGGCATTTCAAAAGTAATCCTATCATAGATAAGGCAAGAATTAGACTAAGCAGCATGCAGAGAGAAGCATACAATCAACAAGATAAAGACACAAAATTTACTAGGAAAAGCAAAAGGGTATTTCCCTCAGCCCAAGAGATCATATGGTGCCTTCACAAAAAGAGAGATTTCATCTGTGGGCTGGACCACCATAATCAGAACAAAAGCACAGACCACTTGGGATCCAACTCAGTAGTAAAGTGCTTGTTGTGCATGCAGGatgccctggattcaatcccttgtcccgcgctaccgtctcgccagcaaaaccacgcggcacactcaggttccttctgtagaaagcttttaatgcatcttgagagggagagtaTAAGCTTACAAAGCGGAGACTCCAACAgtctgaaaaaccgtcccttatataggctggtaagcccgcctaggacgtggcacttcctaattggttgcagctcatcagcccatattacgccacgaggtaggcagagaccgaaggacgttaaatcacttcaggcatgcgcactgatttgttcgccggttaatgatacattttagctagatgcgaacgccatcttgtaatggagtttgcaggagcaacgggcGGCCCCTCACAATCCCTGATATACTacaaaaggggagggagagagggagggaagggggagggagggaaggacagagggacagggacggagggagggaaggagggagggagggaggaagaactgccaggcaaatggatagacagatgggCAGACTGGCTAAAGAAAAAAGCATAGAGGTGCTCTGCAGATGGAAAATTGTGAAGTAAAGCCCTGAGAAGCAAATTGGAACATTTGCAGGAATTGTAGGAAATGGTTCTGGTTGGAGGTAGACAACATGAGAAGAAACCATACGGGTAAAGGTCAGATCATTTCAGAGCTTTGAGTTTTGAATGTCTGTCTCCAGAATGATTGAATGCTTTGGCAGTAGAGAAATCCTTATTTCACACCAAAAGACAAGAGGTTAATCCAGATATccataaataagaaaaacatcTATGCCAACATAAGGCCAGGAAAGACTGCTATTGATGACTCCTTTCTTGTACCCATGTAAAggttctatcttttttttttttttttttttttttttttttttttttttttttgcctttttggatttgggttttttcgagacagggcttctctgtgtagccctggctgtcctggaactcactctgtagaccaggctggcctcgaactcagaaatccacctgcctctgcctcccagtgtgctgggattacaggcgagcgccatcaccgcccggctgtaAAGGTTCTATCTTAAGAGCACTAATAACAGAGAATAATAATAAGAGAGAACTCATAAACACCAAATAGGCCGCACAGCATATTTATTAGCTCATCTTTTTAGAAGCCTTATTAGCATTTCTCTATGCTGATTTGTGCAGCTGACtagcttctttgtttttttcctccagtaAATTTAGGAAAGGTTTAAAGAACAGCCTTTACATTTTTAGTGTGTAAAGACCTTATTAATAAACATCGCCAGCAAAGCTTCTTTGCAGGTAAACTCATTTCAACAAGAAAAATTTCCAATTTCAAAGCATTTCATTTCCCCATAGTTGCTTTCCTCCAGTGCAGAAATGAAATACATGCCCAGAGCTACTGTCAAACTTTAAGAAGAAATTCCCACCTCACATTCCCTCCAGATCATCACTGTACAATGGGTCCACAACAGGTTTTTCAACAGGATTTTACTGTCACACAGATGGGCACAGAACTTACTATGTAAGTCAGATGGATCTCAatctcacagaaatcctcctgcctcagccatctgagagctggggttacagacttGTACCACTATACCCACAAATTCCACAAATAGTTTTGGTTACTCTAAATAAACACATTCTTTATGAGAGGAAAGAACTGGCAATAAGACTCTTGGTGTTAGCAACTTTTATGAATAGAGGAAGGAAATCTATGAAACTAGAACTCAAGTGGTACCAAGATGGTTTAACAGATATGAATGGAATCAAGTCCGTTTCCAGTATAGGAAGTGGAAACACACTACCAAAAGTAATGCCTCTGTCTCTGCGCAGTGTTCCAACTAACAAAGAAGTGCAATTTCAGCTTGTGTAGGGAAAAAGTAAGATTCCCTGACATTTGTTTGGGATAATACAAGTAATACATGATTATACATTTCAATTACACTGCTAATAAAGGTCCCCGTCAAGTGGTTTTACATTTTGAGTTTCACCAAAGATTTCTCCtgggttgttttctgttttgttttgggacatCGGAAAGGTGGCTATTCAAGAGGAGAGACAACAATCTTCAGTGCTTGTCTGGTGGTGACACTGTCATATTATGACTGCACTAGCTACGCAGTCCATAACAGCTACTGTCACAGTTTATAAAGGTAAGGCTGGTGAAGAGTCTACATAAGGCAACACCTGAAGCCTCTTGAAAATAGTTACACACAAGAAACCGGAGtgaccctgtcttagttaggctttccATGACTGAAGAGACACAATAACCAAGGTGACTCttgtaaagacaaacatttagttgaggctggcttacattttcagggTTGAATTCAttctcatcatggtgggaagcaggcaAATTTGGAGATGGAGAGgccgagagttctatatcttgatcagACAGCCAAGAGAAAGCTCTCTTTCCACTGGTCAGACTTGAGTAcacatatgagacctcaaagccctacctccacaatgacacacttcctttagcaaggccatacctcctgtgattgggccacacctcctaaaagtgtcaCTTCCcacgggccaagcatatttaaaccaccacaaagcACAAAACTTTCATTGCTTTTATTGGATTCTATGAGGTCAGCACCCAAAAGCACCCGGTGTGTGATTACCAGTGTCTATCCCTGCTCTTCAAAACAGATCATAAAAGTAGTACAGAAGAAATAAGGAGGGGCTAGATGAAAACAGACTTGTAGCAACAGCAGTGTGCACGCCTCTCCTCATTTCCAGTAGTTAGATCCATAATAAAGTGCATGTCACATGTCTCTCATAATCAGTTTTCTCATCTACTGAAAGGTAAAATTacaagtagcaataaaataagcaGTCCCAGCAAGTGATTGCACTTCGCTTCAATATTCAGATGAGGGTGTTTGAAAAATTAAGTTAGACAACTTAAAATGTTCCTAGTAGTACTTAGCATATCATAAACATAGGGTGTCTTCACGCTGCTGCACAATCCGTACACTCCATGGATACACCCTCCTGAATGGCCCAGTGGGGTTCATCATTCAGCCCACACTGTACCGAGCAGGCCATGTACTCCACAGCAAACTGTACCTACAGAGGAGGCTCTTTCTCCTCTATTTTAGTTTGTACAAAGGCACAGTGCCAGTTAGCAGTAGTCAGAAATGAGTGTTTGCTATGTGCTAGCTGAAAAATAAAGCAGTGGTC
It contains:
- the LOC127677304 gene encoding 60S ribosomal protein L21-like translates to MTNTKGKRSVSHMFSRPFWKHGVVPMGTHMGIYKKGDIIDIKGMGTVQKGMSLKCYHGKTRRVCSVTQHALGITVNKLVKAKLLAERINVGIEHIKPSENRGSFPKRVKNNQKEKEAKEKGTWFQLKCQPAPPREAHFVRSNGKEPEMLEFVPYKFMA